One genomic region from Camelus dromedarius isolate mCamDro1 chromosome 17, mCamDro1.pat, whole genome shotgun sequence encodes:
- the KCTD6 gene encoding BTB/POZ domain-containing protein KCTD6 isoform X3, giving the protein MDNGDWGYMMTDPVTLNVGGHLYTTSLTTLTRYPDSMLGAMFGGDFPTARDPQGNYFIDRDGPLFRYVLNFLRTSELTLPLDFKEFDLLRKEADFYQIEPLIQCLNDPKPLYPMDTFEEVVELSSTRKLSKYSNPVAVIITQLTITTKVHSLLEGISNYFTKWNKHMMDTRDCQVSFTFGPCDYHQEVSLRVHLMEYITKQGFTIRNTRVHHMSERANENTVEHNWTFCRLARKTDD; this is encoded by the exons ATGGATAATGGAGACTGGGGCTATATG atgaCTGACCCAGTCACGTTAAATGTAGGTGGACACTTGTACACAACATCTCTCACCACGTTGACGCGTTACCCGGATTCCATGCTTGGAGCTATGTTCGGGGGGGACTTCCCCACGGCGCGAGACCCTCAAGGCAATTACTTCATTGATCGAGATGGACCTCTTTTCCGATATGTCCTTAACTTCTTAAGAACTTCAGAGTTGACCTTACCCCTGGATTTTAAGGAATTTGATCTGCTTCGGAAAGAAGCAGATTTTTATCAGATTGAGCCCTTGATTCAGTGTCTCAATGACCCCAAGCCTTTGTATCCTATGGATACTTTTGAAGAAGTTGTGGAATTGTCTAGTACTCGGAAGCTTTCTAAGTACTCCAATCCAGTAGCTGTTATCATAACCCAATTAACCATCACCACCAAGGTCCATTCCTTACTAGAAGGTATATCAAACTATTTTACGAAGTGGAATAAGCACATGATGGACACCAGAGATTGCCAGGTTTCCTTTACTTTTGGACCCTGTGATTATCACCAGGAAGTTTCTCTCCGGGTCCACCTGATGGAATACATTACGAAACAAGGTTTCACGATCCGCAACACCCGAGTGCATCACATGAGTGAGCGGGCCAATGAGAACACAGTGGAGCACAACTGGACTTTCTGCAGGCTGGCCCGGAAGACGGATGACTGA
- the KCTD6 gene encoding BTB/POZ domain-containing protein KCTD6 isoform X1: MGRLRLRATAKPGPDAGTSSFPGTWAPRDAAVEQMDNGDWGYMMTDPVTLNVGGHLYTTSLTTLTRYPDSMLGAMFGGDFPTARDPQGNYFIDRDGPLFRYVLNFLRTSELTLPLDFKEFDLLRKEADFYQIEPLIQCLNDPKPLYPMDTFEEVVELSSTRKLSKYSNPVAVIITQLTITTKVHSLLEGISNYFTKWNKHMMDTRDCQVSFTFGPCDYHQEVSLRVHLMEYITKQGFTIRNTRVHHMSERANENTVEHNWTFCRLARKTDD; encoded by the exons ATGGGGAGACTCCGCCTGCGGGCAACAGCGAAGCCGGGCCCGGACGCCGGCACCTCGAG tTTCCCTGGAACCTGGGCTCCCCGAGACGCAGCAGTGGAGCAGATGGATAATGGAGACTGGGGCTATATG atgaCTGACCCAGTCACGTTAAATGTAGGTGGACACTTGTACACAACATCTCTCACCACGTTGACGCGTTACCCGGATTCCATGCTTGGAGCTATGTTCGGGGGGGACTTCCCCACGGCGCGAGACCCTCAAGGCAATTACTTCATTGATCGAGATGGACCTCTTTTCCGATATGTCCTTAACTTCTTAAGAACTTCAGAGTTGACCTTACCCCTGGATTTTAAGGAATTTGATCTGCTTCGGAAAGAAGCAGATTTTTATCAGATTGAGCCCTTGATTCAGTGTCTCAATGACCCCAAGCCTTTGTATCCTATGGATACTTTTGAAGAAGTTGTGGAATTGTCTAGTACTCGGAAGCTTTCTAAGTACTCCAATCCAGTAGCTGTTATCATAACCCAATTAACCATCACCACCAAGGTCCATTCCTTACTAGAAGGTATATCAAACTATTTTACGAAGTGGAATAAGCACATGATGGACACCAGAGATTGCCAGGTTTCCTTTACTTTTGGACCCTGTGATTATCACCAGGAAGTTTCTCTCCGGGTCCACCTGATGGAATACATTACGAAACAAGGTTTCACGATCCGCAACACCCGAGTGCATCACATGAGTGAGCGGGCCAATGAGAACACAGTGGAGCACAACTGGACTTTCTGCAGGCTGGCCCGGAAGACGGATGACTGA
- the KCTD6 gene encoding BTB/POZ domain-containing protein KCTD6 isoform X2 encodes MKTETQPSVSHSSCFPGTWAPRDAAVEQMDNGDWGYMMTDPVTLNVGGHLYTTSLTTLTRYPDSMLGAMFGGDFPTARDPQGNYFIDRDGPLFRYVLNFLRTSELTLPLDFKEFDLLRKEADFYQIEPLIQCLNDPKPLYPMDTFEEVVELSSTRKLSKYSNPVAVIITQLTITTKVHSLLEGISNYFTKWNKHMMDTRDCQVSFTFGPCDYHQEVSLRVHLMEYITKQGFTIRNTRVHHMSERANENTVEHNWTFCRLARKTDD; translated from the exons tTTCCCTGGAACCTGGGCTCCCCGAGACGCAGCAGTGGAGCAGATGGATAATGGAGACTGGGGCTATATG atgaCTGACCCAGTCACGTTAAATGTAGGTGGACACTTGTACACAACATCTCTCACCACGTTGACGCGTTACCCGGATTCCATGCTTGGAGCTATGTTCGGGGGGGACTTCCCCACGGCGCGAGACCCTCAAGGCAATTACTTCATTGATCGAGATGGACCTCTTTTCCGATATGTCCTTAACTTCTTAAGAACTTCAGAGTTGACCTTACCCCTGGATTTTAAGGAATTTGATCTGCTTCGGAAAGAAGCAGATTTTTATCAGATTGAGCCCTTGATTCAGTGTCTCAATGACCCCAAGCCTTTGTATCCTATGGATACTTTTGAAGAAGTTGTGGAATTGTCTAGTACTCGGAAGCTTTCTAAGTACTCCAATCCAGTAGCTGTTATCATAACCCAATTAACCATCACCACCAAGGTCCATTCCTTACTAGAAGGTATATCAAACTATTTTACGAAGTGGAATAAGCACATGATGGACACCAGAGATTGCCAGGTTTCCTTTACTTTTGGACCCTGTGATTATCACCAGGAAGTTTCTCTCCGGGTCCACCTGATGGAATACATTACGAAACAAGGTTTCACGATCCGCAACACCCGAGTGCATCACATGAGTGAGCGGGCCAATGAGAACACAGTGGAGCACAACTGGACTTTCTGCAGGCTGGCCCGGAAGACGGATGACTGA